TAATAACATCTCCAGCTAACACTTTTTGCTTTGCCAGAGCGTCAATCATTTTATGGCCCAAGTCGTAGACCGTCTCCATGTCGGTCGTTTTAATCGTGAGTCGGCCAGTTTTGGTAGACCCGGTGAGCGAGCGGTCAATCTGGAGCTCGACAACTTCTCCAGAAATAATTTCGGTTTCTTCCTTGATGCGTACGCCGATGGAACGACGGAGGGACTGGGTGAGTGCCTCGGTTTTGGAGAGCGAGAGGGAGAAGACCTCGGAGGCTGCGATAGTAGTGAACGGGACATCGGGGCCCAGGGACTGGGCCATGCCTGAGACCACAAAGTTTAGAAATTGTGCCACGACTAATAGAGGAGTTTTCAATGCTCACCCATTGCAATCGCAGTTTTACCCGAACTCGGTGGTCCGGCCAACAAGATCGCTCGTCCAGCAATCCGCCCTTCTTGAATCATTTTGAGTACAAGTCCAGCTGCTCGACGTGCTTTCGGCTGTCCCACCATTCCTTGCGAGTTTGCGCGCGGTTCGAGTCGTTCGTCGAGGCCCAGGCCGCGAATATGCGAGTGAGCACCAATTCGCTCGATTTTGGTCACATCACGTAGTTCAGCAGTCCCGGTAGTAATGTTTTCCTGCGACACCGTTTACCCAAGATAGTCTCATTGACCCGTGAACTCACTCACCATTATGCTCCCTTTCTCCTTGGCTAGAATTGTGGTAGAAAACAGAAATGAaatatatcacgtgattcGCGCTGATTTCTTTCCGACGACTCTGCTGATGCTTTCCCGGCTCAGCCTATCCTCGCTCGGTCGAGCATTCTCGACTTCGGCCGCGCTATTTGCCAAACCGAATGTGCCCAAGACGCCTCCATCGACGCTGAGCGCGCCACTACAGGGCTCGTCGACCCAGTTTAAAACATACAAGCCTGTGACTCCATCTCTGCGTCATTTAAAGTTGCCCGTTTCGCCGCATTTATACCAGGGACGGCCACTCAGAGCGCTCACAGTTGCCAAGCGAGAAAGTGCCGGTCGAGGACGAGGTGGGAGAGTGGTGGTGCGATCCCGTGGAGGAGGACACAAACAACGCCTACGGGTGATCGACTTTATGCGCACGACCCCGGGACCGCATGATGTTGTGCGAATCGAATACGATCCCGGTCGGAGCGCTCATGTAGCACTTATTAAGTCTCGGGACTCCAACTCTGCCCAACCCTGGAGTTATATTCTTGCGTGCGATGGACTCAGAGCAGGAGACGTGGTCGAAAGCTTTCGTAGCGGCATTCCCGACGGGTTGATTGAAGGGTTCACCGATTCTCCACCCCCGACGAAACGCTCTCTCAAGCTACTGGTAAACTCTTCGCCTTCGTCTCCCCAAACCGCACTTGCCACCACCCCAGACGCATCAGACCTCGCCGCCGCCGTCGCTTCTACGAATCTCTCCCTCGGTGTCCTTCGTGCTCGTACACTCAAGCCAGGCAACGTCCTTCCTCTCCGTCTCATCCCAGCTGGCGCCCTCATCCATGCTATCTCCCTCTCCCCAGTCGGCCGAGCCTCGCTCGTCCGTTCAGCAGGAACCTTTGCTCAAGTCGTCGCCCACGACGAAAAGGGCCTCTGGACCCAGGTTCGACTCCAAAGCGGTGAAGTGCGCAACATCATGCAGCGATGCGTCGCTACCATTGGCAAGGTCAGCAACCCCGACTGGAAACACCGCAACCTGGGCAAGGCAGGACGCAGTAGGTGGCTAGGCCACCGTCCACACGTCCGTGGTGTGGCCATGAATGCGTGAGTGCCCGAGTCAATTCGCTTGGCTGTTCTGACGACGCATAAAGATGCGATCACCCCCATGGAGGAGGTCGTGGAAAGTCCAAGGGAGGAAAACATCCGCGCTCTGTCTGGGGCTGGCTTACCAAGGGGCGTCGCACCCGCCGGTCCTCCGATCGGGATGGGAATAAGTTTGTGGTCAAGGAGCGACCTCGTGGTGTTCAGCGGAATAACTGAGTACTATCCGATGTACTATGATCACCTGACGCCTGCATTGTCTGTGGTGAAATGTCAGCGAATTCCGCAAGATCAAAGAGCTCTGTTGCTCACTTATTCTGATGCATATGTCCTAAACTCGTCTGTTCCCAGCGAACTCAGTGGTTCTCAGACTTCTGTTATAAGATTATGGCATTTCGTCATGGTCTACAACCTCGACGAGGTGACAAGCTAGTTAAGCCGGTGAAGGAAGAGCTCGACGAAAGATAAAGGCACTCTAAGATCAACATTTATAAGCGCTATTCGTGCCTCCATTCTAGGCAGCCACCTAACCATAAGTACCAGACCATGAACAGACCTTATGAACGTCAGAGTAGTCGGGATACCTCAGCTTTTGGCTCAGGTGGTCTAGTCCGTAACTGAGTCCTCTGCTGGCTACATTCCGGAGCCAATGGTCACTCGAGGGAACTTGGGACACGAAGCTATCGCAACAGCGAAAGGAGTCAAGTCGAGACGCAAGAGCTGCACTATGAGAGAGACTCATAGGTGAACGATCCCCAACCCTGCTATCCTGAGACCGAAAGCTATACACACATTCGGAGCTCTGCTCTGGATCAGATACACAAACTCGAACTGAGTGCCCTTTCGACTCGCCACAACGCCACTGCAGTCGTCAGCAAGCGGCAATCAAACCTTCTCCAGTCCTCATCCTGAACCCATGCTGTGATACGAGCCCCAGCCCGCAATGCTGCACGGACAGCGAGTAGCCGGTACCGGGACGGGCAGTCAAGTCTTGTCAGTTGCGAAACCTAAAAGCCTCGTTCAAGGACTCGTATATGCCACAGTAGGGTCAAGCGCTCAGTCAGTAGCCTGCAGGTGCCGCATTCAGGAGCTCCTGATGCTTACATACATTCTATTCATTCTTACGATGTTGACCATGTCCTGGCTGCGTGCTGTGTCTTTCTCCGGATCACAAGTACAGCTGATCTAAAATACGGGCAACAACGCCCTGCACAAGCTTGTGACAGGCCCTATACTTGTGTCTGTTATCCGGTCGCTTGTGGTATCTGGTGGGTCCGTACGTTAAACAATGGAATACGCACCATCGGTAATGCAATGTCAAGCTCCAGCTGCGGCGCATTCAATACATACATAGCTACACGTGTGTGCGAGGTATTTGATCGTCATATTCATCGCTTAGTGTTCGCGCACATCTACTTTCCAGCTCGGTCTGGAATACCCACCTCGGCTTCAGGTCCTCCGATACACACCACTTTCAGACCCTGTTGTGTATCAGCAAACACCCAGCCATCTACTATATAAGCCTTGGTTTCTAGTCCACCATTTCTTCACCAGTATTAGTCTACTCTCTCTCTCGAGCCTGACTGAACTCTCACTTCTTGTGTACTCTCCAGTAGGCACCTAGCTCTGCAAGCATCTGTTGCATTGTACTAACTCTTTCTATGAGTAGAGTCTTCTATTATCGATTCGTTATGGCAAACGTAGATAGGCAAGTCCAGGTCCGATGCTCGGTGTGTATCTTGCCACTCACACCTTGCGCTGCGCGCTTCGTCAGCCCACCGTCCGGTGAATGCTACGTTTTCAACGTACAGTCCGGAATGGCCATGTCGCTCGATCCGTCAGGAAACATCAAGGACGACAAAACCAAAGTTCAAGGACGTGCCTTCAACGGCCAGAACATCCAGAAGGTAGGCCATCAAACTCCCTCAGTCAATTTCTGTATTTGACATCCTTGGCAGTGGGTGTTCGAGCCCGTACAAGGCACAACGGGATACAGCATCAAGAACGTAGCCTCCGGTACATATGTCGGGTTTGCCAGGGGCCAACAGGCTGAAAAGGACCAGGTTGTGACCGGTAACGCGAATGTGGTCACCCATGACCTCGTCGGAGATGCAGGTACCGGCTACTTGTGAGTACCTACTTTTCTGCACGGACGTGATGCTTGGTGCTCATAGCCACTTCCAGGATCATTCCTAACTATCGGCCCACCTTTGCCCTTGACTTGCAAGGTGGCTCGCGCACTGATGGAACTCCTGTCATGTATGGTAACCTGAGTTGGGGTGCCCAGAACCAACGGTGGAAGTTTGTTGCAGCTTGAAAGGGTTGAACACAGTCTCTGTTGCTACGCGCTCATAGTGTTCTGTTTAGCACTCTATGTAACTAGGAAGCTAATCTATCAATCGAACACTGTCGttgatatatgcgctataaAATGAGACTCACAAACCCCTCTGTACGAATTGAGATGAAAGAAGGTAAGCAAATTTGTCTCTCACGAAGCTACCTATCCGTGTTTGAGAATAATTTCTACTAAGCTTTGAGCTACACTGTGGTAATCTCATAGTAAGGAGAGGCACCTGCGGTCGGTTATGGTACAAGTAATGCGTGGTTAATT
The Rhizoctonia solani chromosome 8, complete sequence DNA segment above includes these coding regions:
- a CDS encoding ricin-type beta-trefoil lectin domain protein, with product MAMSLDPSGNIKDDKTKVQGRAFNGQNIQKWVFEPVQGTTGYSIKNVASGTYVGFARGQQAEKDQVVTGNANVVTHDLVGDAGTGYLIIPNYRPTFALDLQGGSRTDGTPVMYGNLSWGAQNQRWKFVAA
- a CDS encoding ribosomal Proteins L2, C-terminal domain, coding for MLSRLSLSSLGRAFSTSAALFAKPNVPKTPPSTLSAPLQGSSTQFKTYKPVTPSLRHLKLPVSPHLYQGRPLRALTVAKRESAGRGRGGRVVVRSRGGGHKQRLRVIDFMRTTPGPHDVVRIEYDPGRSAHVALIKSRDSNSAQPWSYILACDGLRAGDVVESFRSGIPDGLIEGFTDSPPPTKRSLKLLVNSSPSSPQTALATTPDASDLAAAVASTNLSLGVLRARTLKPGNVLPLRLIPAGALIHAISLSPVGRASLVRSAGTFAQVVAHDEKGLWTQVRLQSGEVRNIMQRCVATIGKVSNPDWKHRNLGKAGRSRWLGHRPHVRGVAMNACDHPHGGGRGKSKGGKHPRSVWGWLTKGRRTRRSSDRDGNKFVVKERPRGVQRNN